In the genome of Trypanosoma brucei gambiense DAL972 chromosome 11, complete sequence, the window TCAGGTGGTTGAAACCATGGTGGGTTGTGGTACCATGAAGGCTAATGATTATTTTGTACGAAATGTACTCCGACAGTTTTCCTGGGATAGCCGATTCCTGGAAGCTTTGTACGTGGAGTACCGCCGCCAAGATGATGTTGACATGTGGGCGGAGCTTACAAAGCGCGCACTAGTATGGACAGCGCGTTACAACGCACCTGCCTCGGAGCGCCTTCGTCGCCTTATAGAGGATGACTATGATACTATTCGGGTGCAAACCCGCACATTCCGGGAACTTGCAGTCTTTCAATTCCGTGACGTTGAAGAGCGCCGTCACTCGCGGGATGTGGTGAATGAACTGCCCAACCCATGGTATGACTACGTTGCGCATGCTTTGCCATTCCCTGACAGGGATGCGGGCTATCCGGATGAGTACGGTGACCTTGGCCAGTGGCGAGCACCTGGAGGTCCGGGCTCCCCCGTGCGTGGTCCCGGTTACTACGCACCCCCAATGGAAGGGGAACACCAACGAGGTTACACCGCGGAGTGGCGCGATCTCCGCAATCCGATGCGTCCACCGGAGTTTCCCACACcgtgggaaagaaaataccGTCAGTACGCACGAGGCCAGCATCCGTCGTACGATATGGTATACGCTGGGCCCATGCCTGAGATATTCCCAATGCGCCGTGACTTCAGGAAGCCCACACGGTGGGATTTCCACGACATCGAGAAGCAAGGGAAGTACAGGACGAGTGGCCCCTATTAACGTCTTAAACAGTGCTAGTAGCGGTGAAGGTATTGTGTTGTGTAGAATTGGGAAGCAGGGGGACGATAGCGGTGTCACACCGCTTGCCGTGTTGGTTGTGTGTATGAATCTGGACATAAGTGAACTCCTAACGCAGAAACACCTGTTATTTGTTAACATTACCGTGAGTGTGGTTTTGGGTTTGTCAGCGCACTGCTGAAAAAGGGGTGTCGACAACTTGCGAGTATGTGTAATCAGCCTTAACCGACTGTGATGGCGGGACCCCTTGCGTTGTGCGAAGAGAGTTGATATTAGCAGAAACGAAGCACAGGTTATGGTGCGACTGTGTGGTTGGTTACTTACTCTTGGGCTCGCCTCCTTCGTTGGAGGAAGCGTGACGCTATCGACTCTGTTtttaacgtttttttttaagcgTCGTCTGACATATTGGCCGCTCCCACTCATTTAGTGGCCATGCGTGTTGGTGCTCGCAGCTATGGATTCCCTTTCAGCTTGTTTAgcgttttttatttcttttcatacttctctttttcttttacccaGCAGTCCCAGTTTGTCAGATTCCACCCAGCGTGAAGCTACGTTAGCGGTGTAGGACATCATCATAATAGAAAGTTTAAattaagaagaaaaggacaACTCCTACCTGTGAGAAAGAGAGTGGTAGAGGAAGTAGCCTTCAATGCCCACACGACCCCTGTTAGTTAAGTATGAAACGCCGGTACTGCTTTCCGAGGTGAAGCACAAGAAGGCtctgaaagagaagaagcgtGTGGCTGTCGGGGCGCAAAGTGGTCCGCAGGCTGAAGATGTTCTGTACAGCATCATCCCTCCGCGTGAGTTTGAGGAGAATGGCCAACAATGGGTACAATATGTCTCTAGTATACCTGCCACGCGAATGGACGTTATCAACCTTCAGGAGCGTCTTGATTCTCTGCTGCTAGAGCGCAATGCTCGAGAAACTGGGATTTGTCCGGTCCGTGAGGAGCTCTACTCGCAGGTTTTTGACGAGCTAATTCGTCAGGTTACGGTGAACTGCGCTGAGCGTGGGCTCCTGCTGTTGCGTGTGCGCGATGAACTTCGTATGACACTTGATGCGTACCGGTCATTATACGAAAGCAGTGCGGCATACGGGATGCGTAAGGCTCTTCAGGCTGAACAAAGCAAGATTGAAATGGAGTCTAAAATCCAGGCACTGGAGCGCGAAAAGGAGGAGCTTAAACAACAAGTGGAGGAGTTAGAATACCGCTGTGAATCAATCATTCaacaagagaaggaaaagtttGCTGAAGCAGAGAGAAAACACAACGAGGAGGTGGCGTTCTTCCGACGCACTTACCAAACTCTCACAACGAACTTGCAGACATTATGTAATGCTACCAAAGCTTGAGAATAGAACAAACTGCTCAAGAAGTGAAGCATCATATGGTTGTTGGGTTGGTATGTCTTCTGTTTGTGGCAGATATTGGTGTATCTGGCTTTTCCACCGTTGAGTTTGATATTGTAATGTTACTTAACCCTTTCTCATGGTTTCTCCCTGCATCGTCGATCATCTGAAGGTTGCGTCTGTGACGATACACTTTGGTTGCCAACTACACTGTTCCTTTTCCACATTCTTTGGGAGATGAGAAGCCAGAAGCGACAATTGCGGAAGGGGAGTTAAGGAGAATGTTGGTGGAAACATTGTGAAAAAAGCActgtgtgtgagagagaggGCAAATGAATAGAATACTTGTGactttttgtgtatgtttgtgtatatGCGAAGGGAAGCAAGACAGAGAAAAGGAGCGTGCTcgatgtaaaaaaaaaaaaaagaaactgcgtTCTGACTCACTCGGCGCCGTGCCGGTAGAGGGGTACGTGCGTGAAGGCTAGAACATGTTTGAGATGCctacaaaacacaaacgcacaTTCTGAGATTCATTATCTTCAACTGTGTCTCATCGCCTCATGGGCTTCTTGAGAACATTGCCCCAAATCTTGGGGCTGCAGCAACTTACTGGGGACGC includes:
- a CDS encoding dynein arm light chain, axonemal, putative, producing MPTRPLLVKYETPVLLSEVKHKKALKEKKRVAVGAQSGPQAEDVLYSIIPPREFEENGQQWVQYVSSIPATRMDVINLQERLDSLLLERNARETGICPVREELYSQVFDELIRQVTVNCAERGLLLLRVRDELRMTLDAYRSLYESSAAYGMRKALQAEQSKIEMESKIQALEREKEELKQQVEELEYRCESIIQQEKEKFAEAERKHNEEVAFFRRTYQTLTTNLQTLCNATKA